One genomic region from Nitrospirota bacterium encodes:
- a CDS encoding molybdopterin-dependent oxidoreductase — protein MSEKRVITQEEKGLFEQVTGKQFTRRSFLKWASALAGAAIASGLIWDDKFGLFREASAQEKLLKEGEWIYSNCNMCGGQSGIKVKVVNGRAVKIEGIANPNNIANISANYEKALSELSAVFSDKDSAGRICAKGNSGLRTVYDPDRLKTPMVRVGERGGGKWKAVSWDEAINQVAENLQKIREKHGAESLAWFSEDHSFTHIQSDFCKMYGTPNYHNHSNLCDVARKASFKLVMGNERPLADFEDTSYALIFGWNLLGAMKWIHLPGIWNRGRAKGAKMVYIDPFYSQTAAKADEWVSIRPGTDGAMALAIGHVLIKKDFVNKPFINEWCIGFDEYAKYVADKTPEWAEKITSVSAKTIERIATEIGETAKAGKPVIIDTWSGPGHHTNATLGGYAITILPALLGMIDKPGTMIEPSKKGNKHHELEVDIPSLKKPRVDGKGTKYILGHGSGIYVETREVVLNGKESTPGSGVPKAGIFVFQNFMMSVPNTKKNMDFMKKLEYVVVQDIFMSETAEMADIVIPGSVYLERYDFTGYWVTWPVLGLRRPVIKSVINGMTEVEFWMAVMRKMGLKDKNNYSPADLSYDAFYADEYNPTAFAKEQDWETFKKTTLIMSGKTEYEKFRKEVKMPEGGSVDEKTGVVKEKPDKDGKAKAVGVKIGDKICKGFETPTKKLELTSALLKKNNYSGLPEYSEPEDKPTAEFPLYLVGYKQNEHTHSRTFNNDYLMEMKPDNPLLMNSATASSLGLKDGDAVWIESPYAKAKGTVQITERIHPEVVALQHGYGHWAFGKVAKGSLNKINRWSPAGTADGQFLSGKAEKFSGQIVAKEIGVKVIKAEGVI, from the coding sequence ATGAGCGAGAAAAGAGTTATAACACAAGAAGAGAAGGGTCTTTTTGAGCAGGTAACGGGCAAGCAATTCACAAGAAGGTCTTTTCTTAAATGGGCCTCGGCGCTTGCAGGCGCTGCAATTGCAAGCGGCCTTATATGGGATGACAAGTTTGGACTTTTTAGAGAAGCAAGCGCCCAGGAGAAATTATTAAAGGAGGGCGAATGGATTTACAGCAACTGCAATATGTGCGGCGGCCAGTCGGGCATTAAGGTTAAGGTTGTCAACGGCAGGGCAGTGAAGATAGAGGGAATAGCAAATCCTAACAATATAGCAAACATATCCGCAAACTATGAAAAGGCTTTAAGTGAACTTAGCGCTGTATTTAGCGATAAAGATTCAGCAGGGAGAATTTGCGCCAAGGGTAACTCGGGATTGAGGACAGTTTATGACCCTGACAGGCTGAAGACACCAATGGTGCGGGTTGGAGAGAGGGGCGGCGGCAAATGGAAGGCTGTATCATGGGATGAGGCGATTAATCAGGTTGCTGAAAATTTACAGAAAATCAGGGAGAAACACGGAGCAGAAAGCCTTGCATGGTTCAGTGAAGACCATAGCTTTACTCATATCCAAAGTGATTTCTGCAAGATGTACGGTACGCCCAACTACCATAATCATTCCAATCTCTGTGATGTTGCAAGAAAGGCATCTTTCAAACTTGTGATGGGTAATGAACGCCCCCTTGCCGACTTTGAAGACACTTCGTATGCTCTTATATTTGGGTGGAATCTCCTCGGTGCGATGAAGTGGATACACCTGCCGGGCATCTGGAACAGGGGCCGGGCAAAGGGCGCCAAGATGGTTTATATTGACCCTTTTTATAGCCAGACTGCTGCAAAGGCAGATGAGTGGGTTTCCATAAGGCCCGGCACTGACGGCGCCATGGCGCTTGCCATCGGGCATGTATTAATAAAGAAAGATTTTGTAAATAAACCCTTTATTAATGAGTGGTGTATTGGTTTTGATGAATATGCAAAATATGTTGCGGACAAAACCCCTGAATGGGCGGAAAAAATAACCAGCGTATCTGCAAAGACCATTGAAAGAATCGCAACAGAAATAGGTGAGACTGCAAAGGCAGGAAAGCCCGTTATTATTGATACATGGAGCGGTCCAGGACATCATACAAATGCTACACTTGGCGGTTATGCTATTACAATCCTGCCGGCTTTACTTGGCATGATTGATAAACCGGGCACAATGATAGAGCCCAGTAAGAAAGGCAATAAGCATCACGAACTTGAGGTTGATATCCCTTCACTGAAGAAGCCGAGGGTGGACGGCAAAGGGACAAAATATATTCTCGGGCATGGCTCTGGAATCTATGTTGAAACAAGGGAAGTGGTTTTAAACGGAAAGGAGTCAACTCCGGGTTCAGGTGTGCCAAAGGCAGGCATTTTTGTATTTCAGAATTTTATGATGTCTGTGCCTAATACAAAAAAGAATATGGATTTTATGAAAAAGCTGGAATATGTGGTGGTGCAGGATATATTTATGAGCGAGACTGCCGAGATGGCGGATATAGTTATTCCCGGGTCCGTATATCTTGAAAGATATGATTTTACCGGTTATTGGGTAACATGGCCTGTCCTCGGCTTAAGAAGACCGGTAATTAAATCGGTGATTAATGGTATGACAGAGGTTGAGTTCTGGATGGCGGTGATGAGAAAGATGGGTTTAAAGGATAAAAATAATTATTCTCCTGCAGACCTTTCTTATGATGCATTTTATGCCGATGAATACAACCCAACCGCTTTTGCCAAGGAACAGGACTGGGAGACATTTAAGAAGACTACGCTTATCATGAGCGGCAAGACAGAATATGAAAAATTCAGGAAGGAAGTAAAGATGCCTGAAGGCGGCAGTGTTGATGAGAAGACCGGGGTTGTAAAGGAAAAGCCTGACAAAGACGGTAAAGCTAAAGCGGTCGGAGTAAAGATAGGTGATAAAATCTGCAAGGGTTTTGAGACGCCGACAAAGAAGCTTGAACTGACATCGGCATTGCTTAAAAAGAACAATTACAGCGGACTTCCTGAATACAGTGAACCTGAAGACAAGCCGACTGCCGAATTTCCGCTGTACTTGGTCGGCTATAAGCAAAATGAACATACTCACTCGCGAACATTTAACAATGACTACCTGATGGAGATGAAGCCGGATAATCCTTTACTCATGAATTCAGCGACTGCGTCCAGCCTCGGGCTGAAGGACGGAGACGCTGTCTGGATAGAATCTCCTTATGCAAAGGCAAAGGGTACAGTGCAGATAACCGAGAGGATTCATCCCGAGGTAGTAGCCCTTCAGCACGGCTATGGCCATTGGGCATTTGGCAAGGTAGCAAAAGGAAGCCTTAACAAGATTAATAGATGGTCGCCCGCCGGTACTGCAGACGGGCAGTTCTTATCCGGCAAGGCCGAGAAATTTTCAGGGCAGATTGTTGCAAAAGAAATTGGTGTGAAGGTAATAAAGGCAGAGGGGGTGATATAA
- the tatA gene encoding twin-arginine translocase TatA/TatE family subunit, which translates to MFGIGLPEMAVILIVLLFIFGPSRLPQIGKSLGGAISGFKNAINEDKTPDKIEKS; encoded by the coding sequence ATGTTTGGAATAGGATTACCGGAAATGGCAGTAATTCTGATAGTTTTATTGTTTATTTTTGGCCCGTCAAGACTGCCGCAAATAGGCAAAAGCCTTGGCGGAGCGATATCAGGATTTAAGAATGCAATCAATGAAGACAAAACACCGGACAAGATAGAGAAATCCTGA